In a genomic window of Pedobacter sp. KBS0701:
- a CDS encoding TraR/DksA C4-type zinc finger protein produces the protein MENSNKTRYSDSELQEFKELIQDKLRMAKEELNSLTTSLSNPNANGTEDTSGAYKTLEDGSATMEKEQINQLAARQKKFIDNLENALVRIENKTYGICRETGKLIQKERLRAVPHATLSMEAKLKQS, from the coding sequence ATGGAAAACAGCAACAAAACACGCTACTCAGACAGTGAATTACAGGAATTTAAAGAATTAATTCAAGATAAATTACGCATGGCGAAAGAGGAACTTAACTCTTTAACCACCTCTTTGAGTAACCCTAATGCAAATGGAACTGAAGATACTTCAGGTGCATACAAAACATTGGAAGATGGTTCGGCAACGATGGAAAAAGAGCAGATCAATCAATTGGCTGCCCGTCAGAAAAAATTTATCGATAACCTGGAGAACGCATTGGTGCGTATCGAGAACAAAACTTATGGTATTTGCCGCGAAACCGGAAAATTAATCCAAAAAGAGCGTTTACGTGCTGTTCCTCATGCTACCTTAAGCATGGAAGCTAAATTAAAGCAGAGTTAA
- a CDS encoding lipoprotein signal peptidase, which translates to MKGYTKPLIVIFLVLLADQLVKTWVKTHMYLGQEFHIIGKWFIIHFTENNGMAFGMEFGGEFGKLALSLFRIAAVTGIGYGLHYLIKHKYHRGLILNVALIFSGALGNIIDSVFYGKIYGYESWFHGRVADMFYFPIAEGHFPTWLPIWGGEEFVFFRPVFNLADAAISVGVILILIFQKNYFKEDVKDDVSINSEIVED; encoded by the coding sequence ATGAAAGGCTATACAAAACCTTTAATTGTTATCTTTTTGGTTTTACTGGCCGACCAGCTGGTGAAAACCTGGGTTAAAACACACATGTACCTGGGCCAGGAGTTCCATATCATTGGTAAATGGTTTATTATCCATTTTACCGAAAATAATGGCATGGCTTTCGGTATGGAGTTTGGTGGCGAATTTGGAAAATTAGCCTTATCACTTTTCCGTATTGCTGCTGTAACTGGTATTGGTTATGGTTTACATTATCTGATTAAACATAAATATCACCGCGGTTTAATCCTAAACGTAGCACTGATTTTTTCTGGCGCATTAGGAAACATCATCGATTCGGTGTTTTATGGAAAGATTTATGGTTACGAAAGCTGGTTCCACGGCCGAGTGGCAGATATGTTCTACTTTCCGATTGCAGAAGGTCACTTCCCTACCTGGCTACCGATTTGGGGAGGTGAAGAGTTTGTTTTCTTCAGACCTGTTTTTAACCTTGCAGACGCAGCCATTTCGGTTGGCGTGATATTGATCCTCATCTTCCAAAAAAACTACTTTAAAGAAGATGTAAAGGATGATGTAAGTATCAACAGCGAAATTGTAGAAGATTAA
- a CDS encoding DUF4269 domain-containing protein, whose amino-acid sequence MMINFLDISYLQFGNEKQVKAYQVLMDNKILEKLAFYHPILVGTIPINIDIENSDLDIICEVYDNDEFIDQIMAIFGPEKDFSVTESIKFDAIKATFKIENFEIEIFGQNRPTMQQNAYRHMLIEYKLLLEKGEAFRQEIISLKKQGYKTEPAFAKLLGLEGNPYEELLKLES is encoded by the coding sequence ATGATGATCAACTTCCTCGATATATCTTATCTCCAATTTGGCAACGAAAAACAGGTAAAAGCTTATCAGGTTTTAATGGATAATAAGATTTTAGAAAAACTTGCTTTCTATCATCCGATACTAGTGGGCACCATACCAATCAATATCGATATTGAAAACAGTGATCTGGATATCATCTGCGAAGTATATGATAACGATGAATTTATCGACCAAATAATGGCCATTTTTGGCCCCGAAAAAGATTTCTCGGTTACCGAAAGTATCAAATTCGATGCAATCAAAGCGACATTTAAAATTGAGAATTTTGAGATTGAAATATTCGGACAAAACAGGCCGACGATGCAACAGAATGCTTACCGCCACATGTTAATCGAATATAAATTACTTTTAGAAAAAGGAGAAGCATTCAGACAGGAAATTATCTCCTTAAAAAAGCAAGGTTATAAAACAGAACCAGCCTTTGCTAAACTGTTAGGGCTTGAGGGAAATCCATACGAAGAATTACTGAAATTGGAGTCTTAG
- a CDS encoding DUF1080 domain-containing protein: MKRYYALLLLITLSSSAFAQKSLFNGKNLNGWHIDVPAMDKKPDTINPFIVRNGMLVSLGTPGGHLITDKIYKNYQLTVKYRFAGKPGNCGVLVHASTPRALYGMFPKSLEVQMQHKDAGDFWCIEEDITVPDMVARRGPKENWGVNGDKLRRIKNLTDDSEKPVGEWNTMIIQCLNKEVKVWVNGTLVNYGTNCTASSGQIALQAEGSEVEFKQLDLKPIKALSK; this comes from the coding sequence ATGAAACGCTACTATGCCCTTTTATTGCTCATTACACTGAGCAGCTCAGCATTTGCTCAAAAAAGCCTTTTTAACGGAAAAAATTTAAACGGCTGGCACATAGATGTACCTGCAATGGACAAAAAGCCCGATACCATTAATCCGTTTATTGTACGCAATGGTATGCTGGTAAGTTTAGGAACGCCAGGCGGACATTTAATAACCGATAAAATTTATAAAAATTACCAGTTAACAGTAAAATACCGCTTTGCAGGCAAACCTGGCAACTGTGGCGTTTTGGTACATGCCTCAACCCCACGGGCACTGTACGGTATGTTTCCAAAATCGCTGGAAGTTCAGATGCAACATAAAGATGCCGGCGATTTTTGGTGTATTGAAGAAGACATTACCGTACCAGATATGGTAGCCAGACGCGGCCCGAAAGAAAACTGGGGTGTAAACGGCGATAAACTGCGCCGGATTAAAAATTTAACAGACGATAGTGAAAAACCTGTTGGCGAATGGAATACCATGATTATTCAGTGTTTAAACAAAGAAGTGAAGGTTTGGGTAAACGGCACATTAGTAAATTATGGTACAAACTGTACGGCAAGCAGCGGACAGATTGCTCTACAGGCAGAAGGTAGTGAAGTAGAGTTTAAACAACTGGATCTGAAACCGATTAAAGCACTTTCTAAATAA
- a CDS encoding DUF2809 domain-containing protein yields the protein MKLTFNLKFLFIFLAIFLIEILIAKYLHDAFIRPFGGDVLVVVLIYAFFRIFLTTNNKRLALGVLIFSFVIEFLQAIHYVNWLGLQDNKFWSVVLGTYFSVYDLLAYFVGYLICLCFKD from the coding sequence ATGAAATTAACGTTCAACTTAAAATTTCTTTTCATTTTTTTAGCGATATTCCTTATCGAAATTTTAATCGCTAAATATCTTCACGATGCATTTATCCGGCCTTTTGGTGGTGATGTTTTAGTGGTTGTATTAATTTATGCCTTCTTTAGAATATTCTTAACTACCAATAATAAAAGACTTGCTTTAGGTGTATTGATTTTCTCTTTTGTTATCGAATTTTTACAGGCCATTCATTATGTAAATTGGTTGGGCCTGCAGGATAATAAGTTCTGGAGTGTTGTGTTGGGAACTTATTTTTCTGTTTATGATCTGCTTGCTTATTTTGTTGGATACCTGATCTGTTTGTGTTTTAAGGATTAA
- the odhB gene encoding 2-oxoglutarate dehydrogenase complex dihydrolipoyllysine-residue succinyltransferase — protein MSLEIKVPPVGESITEVVLSRWIKNDGDVVEMDEVIAELESDKATFELTAEQAGTLKTIAAEGDTLAIGAVVCKIEDGGAVPAKADAPKAEEKAVVAEDKIAAPVTEKAGESYATGSPSPAAGKILAEKGIDAAAVKGTGVDGRITKDDAVKAEVGKKPEAPKASAPVVTAAPAGSRGERREKMSPLRRTVAKRLVAVKNETAMLTTFNEVNMKPIMDLRGKYKDQFKEKFGVGLGFMSFFTKAVTEALKDFPAVNGRIEGEELVYNDFADISIAVSAPKGLVVPVIRNAESMTLAQIEKSVLELALKARDSKLTIEEMTGGTFTITNGGVFGSMMSTPIINAPQSAILGMHNIVERPVAEKGEVVIRPMMYVALSYDHRIIDGRESVGFLVRVKQLLEDPARLLLGI, from the coding sequence ATGAGTTTAGAGATAAAAGTTCCACCTGTTGGTGAATCGATAACCGAAGTTGTTTTATCACGTTGGATAAAAAACGATGGCGATGTTGTTGAAATGGATGAAGTTATTGCCGAATTAGAATCGGATAAAGCAACATTCGAATTAACTGCAGAACAAGCTGGAACTTTAAAAACCATAGCAGCCGAAGGCGATACTTTAGCCATTGGTGCAGTAGTTTGTAAAATTGAAGATGGTGGTGCAGTCCCAGCGAAAGCTGATGCGCCAAAGGCTGAAGAAAAGGCTGTTGTTGCTGAAGATAAAATTGCGGCTCCAGTTACCGAAAAAGCAGGCGAAAGTTATGCTACAGGAAGTCCTTCTCCTGCTGCTGGTAAAATTCTTGCAGAAAAAGGAATTGATGCTGCTGCGGTAAAAGGTACTGGTGTTGATGGTCGTATTACCAAAGATGATGCGGTGAAAGCGGAAGTGGGTAAAAAACCAGAAGCACCCAAAGCTAGTGCTCCGGTTGTAACTGCTGCTCCTGCAGGTAGTCGTGGCGAGCGTCGTGAGAAAATGTCGCCACTGCGTAGAACGGTTGCAAAACGTTTGGTTGCCGTTAAAAATGAAACTGCAATGTTAACCACTTTCAACGAGGTTAACATGAAACCAATTATGGATTTACGCGGAAAATATAAAGATCAGTTTAAAGAGAAATTTGGTGTTGGTTTAGGTTTTATGAGCTTTTTCACAAAAGCAGTTACCGAAGCATTAAAAGATTTCCCGGCGGTTAATGGTCGTATTGAAGGTGAAGAATTGGTATACAATGATTTCGCCGATATTTCTATCGCTGTTTCTGCGCCGAAAGGTTTAGTGGTTCCGGTGATCCGTAATGCAGAAAGCATGACTTTAGCTCAGATTGAAAAATCGGTGTTAGAATTGGCTTTAAAGGCACGTGATAGTAAATTAACCATTGAAGAAATGACTGGTGGAACATTCACCATTACTAACGGTGGCGTTTTTGGTTCAATGATGTCGACTCCGATTATCAACGCACCACAATCGGCTATTTTAGGTATGCACAACATCGTTGAGCGTCCGGTAGCTGAAAAAGGTGAGGTGGTCATCCGTCCGATGATGTATGTTGCTTTATCTTACGATCACAGAATTATCGACGGACGTGAGTCAGTTGGTTTCCTGGTTCGTGTGAAACAATTGTTAGAAGATCCAGCTAGATTATTATTAGGTATCTAA